In one window of Oleidesulfovibrio alaskensis DSM 16109 DNA:
- a CDS encoding STAS domain-containing protein, which produces MTLTTITHDNVTILEMRERLDGQGTQQLEKTVEELLSAGARTLLFDFQDLDYINSSGLRVLVMAYQRLHPAGGTVTICCARDYIQEVFEISGYDKLFGMYETRDAALGSL; this is translated from the coding sequence ATGACGCTGACCACCATTACGCACGATAACGTGACGATTCTGGAAATGCGTGAACGGCTGGACGGACAAGGTACGCAGCAGCTGGAAAAAACCGTTGAAGAACTGCTTTCCGCCGGGGCCAGAACCCTGCTCTTTGATTTTCAGGATCTGGACTATATTAACAGCTCGGGCCTGCGTGTGCTGGTGATGGCCTATCAGCGCCTGCACCCGGCAGGCGGAACAGTGACCATATGCTGCGCACGCGACTATATTCAGGAAGTGTTCGAGATATCGGGCTACGACAAGCTGTTCGGCATGTATGAAACCCGTGATGCCGCCCTAGGCTCGCTGTAG
- a CDS encoding molybdopterin-guanine dinucleotide biosynthesis protein MobB codes for MTPHAPCAFACGRRRRSMKAIGIVGFKNSGKTTLTGLLADALEAAGHTVAIAKFTHHQLDKADRDTSRLMKPGRVVAGLGSDEAAVFWSGKRYLQDMLPLLSADVLLVEGGKSLGWLPRIVCPRDAAEMEELSAGLAVAAWDHTGLVALPAEAVPVFGTHSVAQLAQLVVERGFTLPGLDCGACGEEDCAGLARRIVAGKAHSGDCKSLDDDFSVTVGGVPLGMNPFVARIVSGAISGMLRELKGYAPGPVEIRIKG; via the coding sequence ATTACGCCACATGCTCCGTGCGCATTTGCGTGCGGAAGACGGAGAAGATCAATGAAGGCAATCGGTATCGTGGGATTCAAGAATTCGGGGAAGACAACCCTTACGGGATTGCTGGCCGACGCGCTGGAAGCTGCCGGACATACGGTGGCCATTGCCAAGTTCACGCATCATCAGCTGGACAAGGCCGACAGGGATACCTCGCGGCTGATGAAACCCGGCCGTGTGGTGGCCGGACTGGGGTCTGACGAGGCTGCGGTATTCTGGAGCGGCAAGCGGTATCTGCAGGATATGCTTCCGCTGCTTTCAGCCGATGTTCTGCTGGTGGAAGGGGGCAAAAGTCTGGGCTGGCTGCCGCGTATAGTCTGCCCGCGCGATGCCGCCGAGATGGAGGAACTGAGCGCGGGGCTGGCCGTGGCGGCGTGGGACCACACCGGTCTGGTGGCGTTGCCCGCAGAAGCCGTACCCGTTTTCGGTACGCACTCTGTGGCGCAGCTGGCACAGCTGGTTGTGGAACGCGGTTTTACCCTTCCGGGACTGGACTGCGGTGCCTGCGGCGAAGAAGACTGTGCAGGGCTGGCACGGCGCATTGTGGCCGGTAAGGCGCATTCCGGCGACTGCAAAAGTCTGGATGATGATTTTTCGGTTACGGTGGGCGGTGTGCCGCTGGGCATGAATCCTTTTGTGGCGCGTATCGTTTCCGGCGCCATCAGCGGCATGCTGCGCGAGTTGAAAGGCTATGCGCCGGGACCGGTGGAAATCCGCATCAAAGGATGA
- a CDS encoding 4Fe-4S dicluster domain-containing protein, which translates to MGKAFFVDLTRCTACRGCQIACKQWHKLPAEETVNWGSHQNPRDLSFISYRLVRFTEVVKDGKLDWLFFPEQCRHCFEPPCMYQAMIDDERAILRDETTGAVIFTRHTKNVDAAGVRAACPYDIPRVDEVSGVMSKCDMCLDRVHNGMKPACVTSCPTGTMNFGDEEEMRELAEARLAEVQGRYPDAVLGDPDDVRVIYLFQQDPMAYFDKAVAELGPSLMNRKQMFARLMGRKART; encoded by the coding sequence ATGGGAAAGGCGTTCTTTGTTGATCTTACCCGCTGCACAGCCTGCCGCGGATGTCAGATAGCCTGCAAGCAGTGGCATAAGCTGCCTGCCGAAGAAACCGTGAACTGGGGTTCGCATCAGAATCCCAGAGACCTGAGCTTCATATCGTACCGGCTGGTACGGTTCACCGAGGTTGTAAAGGACGGCAAACTTGACTGGCTGTTTTTTCCGGAACAGTGCCGTCACTGCTTTGAACCGCCCTGCATGTATCAGGCAATGATTGATGACGAGCGGGCCATCCTGCGCGACGAAACCACGGGCGCGGTTATTTTTACCCGCCATACCAAAAACGTGGATGCCGCAGGAGTGCGTGCCGCATGCCCTTACGATATTCCCCGTGTGGATGAGGTAAGCGGTGTCATGTCCAAGTGCGACATGTGTCTGGACAGGGTGCATAACGGCATGAAGCCTGCCTGTGTGACTTCGTGCCCCACAGGTACCATGAACTTCGGTGACGAGGAGGAAATGCGCGAACTGGCCGAGGCCCGTCTGGCAGAAGTGCAGGGGCGCTACCCCGACGCGGTGCTGGGTGACCCCGACGACGTTCGTGTCATCTACCTCTTCCAGCAGGACCCCATGGCCTACTTTGACAAGGCTGTGGCCGAGCTTGGCCCTTCGCTGATGAACCGCAAACAGATGTTTGCCCGTCTGATGGGCCGCAAGGCACGTACCTGA
- the fdnG gene encoding formate dehydrogenase-N subunit alpha has protein sequence MTVSRRTFIKAAAGAATATAFAGLGVSLSPGVARAQLLKLEWARQSTSVCCYCAVGCGLIVHTSKDGQGRAINVEGDPDHPINEGALCAKGASIWQLAENDRRPASPMYRAPYSDHWQPVSWEWALENIAARIKKTRDESFITRNEKGEQVNRTDVIASAGSAALDNEECWVYQSFLRSLGLVYIEHQARIUHSATVAALAESFGRGAMTNHWIDLKNSDCILIMGSNAAENHPISFKWVLKARDAGATLIHVDPRYTRTSARCDMYAPIRSGADIPFLGGLIKYILDNNLYFREYVAEYTNASYIVSEKYSFENGFFSGFNPEKRNYDKSQWAFETDADGVPLRDKTLQHPRCVLNLLKEHYERYTVDKVVDITGTPREDLLAVYKAFAATGKKDKAGTIMYAMGWTQHTVGVQNIRAMAIIQLLLGNIGVAGGGVNALRGESNVQGSTDQCLLAHIIPGYLGVPKSGWPTLADYNKANTPVSKDPMSANWWQNKPKYVASLLKAMYPAASLDSAYEWLPKVDAHKPMTDYFWLSMFEKMHKEQFKGFFAWGMNPACGGANANKNREALGKLDWLVNVNIFENETSSFWKGPGMNPSDIKTEVFFLPCAVSIEKEGSVTNSGRWMQWRYAGPKPYAGNKPDGDIVYELMEKVRHLYGKEGGVFPDPIMHLNLDDWHTDHVFDPHKVAKLINGYFLRDVTIKGKTYKKGQQVPSFAFLQDDGSTCSGNWLYCNSYTDKGNMAARRDKTQTPEQANIGLYPNWAWCWPVNRRILYNRASVDTKGTPWAPGKAVIAWNGKGWTGDVPDGGWEPGTKHPFIMRKHGAGQIFGPGREEGPFPEHYEPLECPVKDNPFSPQLHNPTAYTIAGEAAAVCDPRYPFVGTTYRVTEHWQTGLMTRYQPWLIEAEPQLFVEISEELARLRGIEGGEKVRVSSLRGQLECVAIVTKRIKPFVVQGNDIHLVGLPWHYGWITPKNGGDAANLLTPSVGDPNTGIPETKAFMVDVRKL, from the coding sequence ATGACAGTATCACGGAGAACTTTTATCAAGGCGGCAGCGGGTGCGGCCACCGCCACGGCATTTGCGGGGCTGGGGGTCAGCCTTTCGCCGGGTGTGGCGCGGGCACAGCTGCTCAAGCTTGAATGGGCACGGCAGAGCACATCGGTGTGCTGTTACTGTGCGGTGGGCTGCGGCCTTATCGTCCATACTTCCAAAGACGGACAGGGACGCGCCATCAACGTAGAGGGCGATCCCGACCATCCCATCAACGAAGGAGCCCTGTGCGCCAAGGGTGCTTCCATCTGGCAGCTGGCAGAAAACGACCGCCGCCCCGCAAGCCCCATGTACCGCGCGCCCTACAGCGATCACTGGCAGCCTGTATCGTGGGAGTGGGCACTGGAAAACATAGCTGCCCGCATCAAAAAGACCCGCGACGAATCTTTTATCACCCGCAATGAAAAAGGCGAACAGGTTAACAGAACCGACGTCATCGCCTCCGCCGGTTCCGCGGCGCTCGATAACGAAGAATGCTGGGTTTACCAGTCTTTTCTCAGATCTCTCGGCCTGGTGTACATAGAGCATCAGGCGCGAATCTGACACAGCGCAACTGTAGCGGCTCTGGCAGAGTCGTTCGGACGCGGTGCGATGACCAATCACTGGATCGACCTCAAGAACAGTGACTGCATACTTATAATGGGCAGCAACGCTGCCGAAAACCACCCCATTTCTTTCAAATGGGTGCTTAAGGCCAGAGACGCGGGCGCCACGCTGATTCATGTGGACCCCCGCTATACGCGTACCTCGGCGCGGTGCGACATGTACGCACCCATCCGGTCCGGTGCCGATATTCCTTTCCTCGGCGGCCTCATCAAGTACATTCTCGATAACAATCTCTATTTCCGCGAATACGTGGCCGAGTACACCAACGCTTCGTATATCGTGAGCGAGAAGTACAGCTTTGAAAACGGCTTCTTCAGCGGGTTTAATCCGGAAAAACGCAACTACGACAAGTCGCAGTGGGCGTTTGAAACCGATGCCGACGGCGTGCCCCTGCGCGACAAGACACTGCAGCACCCGCGCTGTGTGCTTAATCTGCTTAAAGAGCATTACGAGCGGTACACCGTGGACAAGGTGGTTGATATAACCGGCACTCCGCGCGAAGACCTGCTTGCCGTGTACAAGGCGTTTGCCGCCACCGGCAAAAAGGACAAAGCCGGCACCATCATGTATGCCATGGGCTGGACCCAGCATACCGTGGGTGTGCAGAATATCAGAGCCATGGCCATTATCCAGCTGCTGCTGGGCAACATCGGCGTGGCCGGCGGCGGGGTGAACGCACTGCGCGGAGAATCCAACGTGCAGGGTTCCACCGACCAGTGTCTGCTTGCGCACATCATTCCCGGTTATCTGGGTGTGCCCAAATCGGGCTGGCCCACACTGGCCGATTATAACAAAGCCAACACCCCGGTCAGCAAAGACCCCATGTCGGCCAACTGGTGGCAGAACAAGCCCAAGTATGTGGCCAGCCTGCTCAAGGCCATGTACCCCGCCGCATCGCTGGACAGCGCGTATGAATGGCTGCCCAAGGTGGATGCGCACAAGCCCATGACAGACTACTTCTGGCTGTCCATGTTTGAAAAGATGCACAAGGAGCAGTTCAAGGGCTTTTTCGCATGGGGCATGAACCCCGCCTGCGGCGGTGCCAACGCTAACAAAAACCGCGAAGCACTGGGTAAGCTGGACTGGCTGGTCAACGTCAATATCTTTGAAAACGAGACCAGTTCGTTCTGGAAAGGGCCGGGTATGAATCCTTCCGACATCAAGACGGAAGTATTCTTTCTGCCGTGCGCCGTCTCCATCGAAAAAGAAGGCTCGGTCACAAACTCCGGCCGCTGGATGCAGTGGCGTTATGCAGGGCCCAAGCCCTACGCCGGCAACAAGCCTGACGGTGACATCGTATATGAACTGATGGAAAAGGTGCGCCATCTGTACGGCAAGGAAGGCGGCGTATTCCCCGACCCCATCATGCATCTTAATCTGGACGACTGGCATACGGACCACGTCTTTGACCCGCATAAGGTGGCAAAGCTGATCAACGGTTACTTCCTGCGTGATGTGACCATAAAGGGCAAGACTTACAAAAAAGGTCAGCAGGTGCCCAGCTTTGCCTTTCTGCAGGATGACGGTTCCACCTGTTCGGGGAACTGGCTGTACTGCAATTCATACACGGACAAGGGCAACATGGCCGCCCGCCGTGACAAAACCCAGACGCCTGAACAGGCAAACATCGGTCTGTATCCCAACTGGGCGTGGTGCTGGCCCGTCAACCGCCGCATTCTGTACAACCGTGCATCGGTGGATACCAAGGGCACCCCGTGGGCACCCGGAAAAGCGGTCATCGCGTGGAACGGCAAAGGCTGGACAGGCGACGTGCCCGACGGCGGATGGGAACCCGGAACAAAGCATCCGTTCATCATGCGCAAGCATGGCGCGGGGCAGATATTCGGTCCCGGACGCGAGGAAGGCCCCTTCCCCGAGCACTACGAGCCTCTGGAATGTCCGGTGAAGGACAACCCGTTCTCGCCGCAGCTGCACAACCCCACGGCGTACACCATAGCCGGAGAAGCTGCAGCCGTGTGCGATCCCCGGTATCCTTTTGTGGGCACCACATATCGCGTTACCGAGCACTGGCAGACCGGACTGATGACCCGTTATCAGCCCTGGCTTATTGAAGCCGAACCGCAGCTTTTTGTGGAAATAAGCGAAGAGCTGGCCCGGCTGCGCGGCATAGAGGGCGGCGAAAAAGTGCGTGTGTCCAGTCTGCGCGGGCAGCTGGAGTGCGTGGCCATAGTCACCAAACGCATCAAGCCCTTTGTCGTGCAGGGCAACGACATCCACCTTGTGGGGCTGCCGTGGCATTATGGCTGGATAACCCCTAAAAACGGCGGTGATGCGGCAAACCTGCTCACGCCGTCAGTGGGCGACCCCAATACCGGCATTCCCGAAACCAAGGCGTTCATGGTCGACGTCCGCAAGCTGTAA
- a CDS encoding transposase, whose product MTISSREDLLRSEDAALAYVLRECWPGGGRFCPRCGESRLYDLAGGRSRCARCKYTFQDFSGRWINNGGLSPLTWLRLADLFSREPTVHQMAVEAGLSYNATYKAVTTMRFAILAHATDAVQLLGPETGLGSFLRNRKLTGDPDSGGRGTVPVFGILERNGWLFIDLVSGMSAETVFHFNHSFHLKVERAGNLIWTDRYRHYDALVFCGDDSLPYEYLRRHDRPVAVECGTGFWAFAEKRLKLFKGITPRRFPLYLKELEFRYNMRHSDIFPVLVRYLCDFVPDMNPEGAAETAAGAARGHAAGSRG is encoded by the coding sequence ATGACTATTTCATCGCGTGAAGACCTGCTGCGCTCGGAAGATGCCGCGCTGGCGTACGTTCTGCGGGAATGCTGGCCGGGCGGCGGCCGGTTTTGTCCGCGCTGCGGCGAAAGCCGTCTGTACGACCTTGCCGGAGGCCGGTCGCGCTGTGCGCGGTGCAAGTATACTTTTCAGGACTTCAGCGGCCGCTGGATAAACAACGGGGGGCTTTCGCCGCTGACGTGGCTGCGTCTGGCCGATCTTTTCAGCCGTGAACCCACGGTGCATCAGATGGCCGTGGAGGCCGGGCTGTCGTATAACGCCACATACAAGGCCGTGACCACCATGCGTTTTGCCATTCTGGCGCATGCCACAGACGCCGTGCAGCTGCTGGGGCCGGAAACAGGACTGGGCAGTTTTCTGCGCAACCGCAAACTGACCGGTGACCCTGATTCAGGCGGACGCGGCACGGTGCCCGTGTTCGGCATTCTGGAACGTAACGGCTGGCTGTTTATCGACCTTGTATCGGGCATGTCGGCCGAAACAGTTTTTCATTTCAACCACAGCTTTCATCTGAAAGTGGAACGGGCGGGCAACCTTATATGGACTGACCGCTACCGGCACTATGATGCACTGGTTTTCTGCGGCGATGATTCGCTGCCGTATGAGTATCTGCGCAGGCATGACAGGCCTGTGGCGGTGGAATGCGGTACCGGATTCTGGGCATTTGCCGAAAAACGGCTGAAGCTGTTCAAGGGTATAACCCCCCGCCGTTTTCCGCTGTATCTCAAGGAACTGGAATTCAGGTATAACATGCGGCACAGCGATATTTTTCCGGTACTTGTGCGCTATCTGTGCGATTTTGTACCTGATATGAATCCGGAAGGGGCGGCGGAGACCGCAGCCGGTGCTGCCCGCGGGCATGCGGCGGGGTCACGGGGCTGA
- a CDS encoding TlpA disulfide reductase family protein → MKMFAQAGMAAGGIRGVFFLHFARTGAVRCCVLAAVLCCMLAGAAGVRAAEPFPDITLPPHPQAAQLGLPGHSFRLSDTTADVLLVNVYSWFCGPCQAEAPRLAALDREIRRQGLKDRVLLIGIAAGDGPDMVERFREKHAIPFALFADPDMTLYAGLGGLPVPAMHVVRRTPQGLVRTELHLGMFAEEPAAFLRRVAALP, encoded by the coding sequence ATGAAAATGTTTGCGCAGGCGGGCATGGCGGCCGGCGGCATCAGGGGTGTTTTTTTTCTTCATTTCGCACGCACAGGCGCGGTGCGCTGCTGCGTGCTGGCCGCCGTGCTGTGCTGTATGCTGGCCGGAGCCGCAGGCGTGCGGGCTGCGGAACCGTTTCCGGACATAACGCTGCCGCCGCACCCGCAGGCTGCTCAGCTGGGACTGCCCGGACATTCCTTCAGGCTGAGCGACACGACGGCGGATGTACTGCTGGTCAATGTGTACAGCTGGTTCTGCGGCCCGTGTCAGGCCGAGGCCCCGCGGCTGGCAGCGCTGGACAGGGAAATCAGACGGCAGGGGTTGAAGGACAGGGTGCTGCTCATAGGCATTGCGGCGGGTGACGGGCCCGACATGGTGGAGAGGTTCAGAGAAAAACACGCCATTCCTTTCGCGCTTTTTGCAGATCCGGATATGACACTGTATGCCGGACTGGGCGGATTGCCCGTACCTGCCATGCATGTGGTGCGGCGCACACCGCAGGGGCTTGTGCGCACCGAGCTGCATCTGGGCATGTTCGCGGAAGAACCGGCGGCGTTTCTGCGGCGTGTCGCGGCACTGCCGTAG
- a CDS encoding ABC transporter substrate-binding protein → MTFFPALSSVSRPHNTRVRGALSFVLTVLLVLLPAAGCDRTRDTAQESRSRTGISDTEIRFGSSLPLTGHASYLGIQTMRGALSYIKYINENGGIHGRRIVLDVRDDGYDPPRCLANTQNLLIEGDVFGLFCYVGTPTTVRVLPLIEEARIPLLGMFTGANRLRHPFSRYVINVRASYYQETEAAVRHLVQDLGFTRIAVFYQYDDYGFDGLTGTELALRELGLAPVARGSYQRGTLDVKEGLNRILAADPQAVVMVGTYEPCARFIRMAADAGMRAVFHTLSFAGAEELARLLHGDHRNPVTMSQVVPPPSAPQTPELMADARQYTELMRRYYPQDTPSIIGLEGYVNARVLVEALRLAGRGLTRESFIDAVESLHAFPLGGRSRVTFSNTDHQGMDQVYFTLLRNGEFVLIKDFAPVKDLLPPAGGRPAASAPDTARQHNARGAQS, encoded by the coding sequence GTGACGTTTTTTCCGGCCCTGTCCTCTGTATCCCGCCCGCACAACACCCGCGTCCGCGGCGCATTGTCCTTTGTACTGACTGTGCTGCTGGTGCTGCTGCCTGCGGCAGGCTGCGACCGCACGCGGGATACCGCGCAAGAAAGCCGCTCCCGCACAGGCATCTCTGACACGGAAATACGGTTCGGCTCATCGCTGCCCCTTACCGGCCATGCCAGCTATCTGGGCATACAGACCATGCGCGGCGCACTCAGCTATATTAAATACATAAATGAAAACGGTGGCATACACGGGCGACGCATTGTTCTTGATGTACGGGACGACGGGTACGACCCGCCCCGCTGTCTTGCCAACACCCAGAACCTGCTCATAGAAGGCGATGTGTTCGGCCTGTTCTGCTATGTGGGCACCCCCACCACCGTGCGTGTGCTGCCGCTTATCGAAGAGGCCCGCATCCCGCTGCTGGGCATGTTCACAGGAGCCAACAGACTGCGCCATCCGTTCAGCCGCTATGTCATCAATGTGCGCGCCTCGTATTATCAGGAAACGGAAGCCGCGGTGCGGCATCTGGTACAGGATCTCGGCTTTACGCGCATAGCCGTGTTCTACCAGTACGACGATTACGGTTTTGACGGACTTACGGGTACGGAACTGGCCCTGCGTGAGCTGGGGCTTGCGCCGGTGGCACGCGGATCATACCAGCGGGGCACACTGGATGTGAAAGAAGGACTGAACCGCATACTGGCTGCTGATCCTCAGGCAGTTGTCATGGTGGGAACCTACGAGCCGTGCGCCCGTTTCATCCGCATGGCCGCAGATGCCGGCATGCGCGCCGTGTTCCACACGCTTTCATTTGCCGGTGCCGAAGAACTGGCCCGCCTGCTGCACGGCGACCACCGCAATCCCGTGACCATGTCACAGGTCGTCCCTCCCCCGTCCGCCCCGCAGACACCGGAACTCATGGCCGACGCACGGCAATACACCGAACTCATGCGCCGCTATTATCCGCAGGACACGCCCTCCATCATCGGGCTGGAAGGATATGTCAACGCGCGCGTGCTGGTTGAAGCGCTGCGCCTTGCCGGACGCGGACTGACGCGCGAATCGTTCATCGACGCCGTGGAATCGCTGCATGCGTTTCCGCTGGGCGGACGCAGCCGCGTAACATTCAGCAATACGGACCATCAGGGCATGGATCAGGTTTACTTCACCCTGCTGCGCAACGGTGAGTTTGTGCTCATCAAGGACTTTGCTCCGGTAAAGGACCTGCTGCCCCCTGCCGGCGGGCGGCCGGCCGCATCGGCACCGGACACGGCCCGGCAGCACAATGCCCGCGGAGCACAGTCATGA
- a CDS encoding ATP-binding protein has translation MNRLLEKFSALSLQNKFFFSILAVIMIISGTIALLARWILVSSLTTELELRGTAVAHSVAARGASHILDNDRPQLLNLIFDEAQLRERQQLVAYIFVQDKDNTVLGHTLVRPLPPQLAGANPLPAGVSRSVKVVSVHGEPAYDIAVPIYEGLYRIGTVHVGLSKDHIDRLVGKLRITFLGFISAVIVIIFLISHRLSRYITAPVVQLTRISDDLSRGNFQSAGTLDGAGSGWTITDCPAYDDTDLPCWHFDEQMKSHMSPESLHRCKTCVFYRKRKGDEVLQLTDSFRNMVWSIKLYRQRLQESEGKYRSLFDSGPDPIFVVDCTSHTILDANPRAEEVYGYGRGELTGTSFLEVGPDPNRECLAVFEQGGEAESATGCLYFSKVVHYRKGKVPFYVNMHACPIGYRGRPAIIVATTDITDMMEKDAQLVQASKMKSLGEMSAGVAHELNQPLNAIRMGSDYLAMVFSSLPQNNEGHICISAGHAREVLEEIGAQVDRATEIINTLRSFSRKADFLAAPIDINAPVRAVVSLAERQFQLQNITILLDLQENLPPVQAHDNRLQQVFFNLISNARDAIQERRRSQEKPTDGRIVITSRAAEQQVVLSFSDNGCGFPEAMRDKVFEPFFTTKATGQGMGLGLAISYGIVRDYGGQIRAESKTGEGTTFHLGFPVHDPRGATHTSRAATARGGTQTERDTPENGA, from the coding sequence ATGAACCGCCTGCTGGAAAAATTTTCGGCGCTGAGCCTGCAGAACAAATTCTTTTTTTCCATTCTCGCGGTCATCATGATCATCAGCGGCACCATTGCGCTGCTGGCACGCTGGATTCTGGTATCCAGCCTGACCACCGAACTGGAACTGCGGGGTACGGCCGTGGCCCACAGCGTTGCAGCCCGCGGTGCAAGCCATATTCTGGACAACGACCGGCCGCAGCTGCTGAACCTGATATTTGACGAAGCCCAGCTGCGCGAACGCCAGCAGCTGGTGGCCTATATCTTTGTGCAGGACAAAGACAACACCGTGCTGGGGCACACGCTGGTACGTCCGCTGCCCCCCCAGCTTGCCGGAGCAAATCCCCTGCCTGCAGGAGTCAGCCGCAGTGTGAAAGTGGTATCGGTGCACGGCGAACCGGCCTACGACATCGCCGTACCCATCTACGAGGGGCTGTACCGTATCGGTACCGTCCACGTGGGGCTCAGCAAAGATCACATCGACCGCCTTGTGGGCAAACTGCGCATCACTTTTCTCGGATTCATCTCCGCAGTCATCGTGATCATTTTTCTTATCAGTCACAGGCTGTCACGGTACATCACCGCGCCCGTGGTGCAGCTTACCCGCATTTCCGACGATCTTTCGCGGGGTAATTTCCAGTCTGCGGGCACGTTGGACGGCGCCGGCTCCGGCTGGACCATAACCGACTGCCCTGCCTATGACGATACGGACCTGCCGTGCTGGCATTTTGACGAGCAGATGAAAAGCCACATGTCGCCGGAATCACTGCACCGCTGCAAGACTTGCGTTTTTTACCGCAAACGCAAAGGCGATGAGGTGCTGCAGCTCACTGACTCATTCCGCAACATGGTCTGGTCCATCAAGCTGTACCGGCAGCGGCTGCAGGAATCGGAAGGCAAATACCGGTCACTGTTCGACAGCGGTCCGGACCCCATATTTGTGGTGGACTGCACCAGCCACACCATACTGGACGCCAACCCCAGAGCCGAAGAAGTATACGGCTACGGACGGGGGGAATTGACCGGTACATCGTTTCTGGAAGTCGGCCCCGACCCCAACAGGGAATGTCTGGCCGTGTTCGAGCAGGGCGGCGAAGCGGAATCGGCCACAGGGTGTCTGTATTTCAGCAAGGTTGTGCACTACCGCAAAGGCAAGGTTCCGTTTTATGTAAACATGCATGCCTGTCCCATAGGATACAGGGGCAGACCGGCCATCATAGTGGCCACCACCGACATCACCGACATGATGGAAAAGGATGCCCAGCTGGTACAGGCATCCAAAATGAAATCACTGGGTGAAATGAGTGCCGGCGTGGCGCATGAACTCAACCAGCCGCTGAACGCCATACGCATGGGCAGCGATTATCTTGCCATGGTTTTTTCATCGCTGCCGCAGAACAACGAAGGTCACATATGCATTTCCGCCGGTCATGCACGCGAAGTGCTGGAAGAAATAGGCGCTCAGGTGGACAGGGCCACGGAAATCATCAACACCCTGCGCTCGTTCAGCCGCAAGGCGGATTTTCTGGCTGCCCCCATCGACATCAATGCTCCGGTGCGTGCCGTTGTTTCGCTGGCCGAAAGGCAGTTTCAGCTGCAGAACATCACCATCCTGCTGGACCTGCAGGAAAACCTGCCGCCCGTACAGGCACATGACAACCGTCTGCAGCAGGTTTTTTTCAACCTCATATCCAACGCGCGCGACGCCATTCAGGAACGCCGGCGCTCGCAGGAAAAACCCACCGACGGACGCATTGTCATCACATCGCGTGCAGCGGAACAGCAGGTGGTTCTTTCATTCAGCGACAACGGCTGCGGCTTTCCCGAAGCCATGCGCGACAAGGTTTTCGAGCCGTTTTTCACCACCAAGGCCACAGGACAGGGCATGGGGCTGGGGCTGGCCATAAGCTACGGCATAGTACGCGATTACGGCGGGCAGATACGTGCGGAAAGCAAAACAGGAGAAGGCACAACTTTTCATCTGGGTTTTCCCGTGCACGACCCCCGCGGAGCAACCCATACATCCAGGGCGGCAACGGCCCGCGGCGGCACACAGACAGAACGTGACACACCGGAAAACGGTGCATAA
- a CDS encoding response regulator, translated as MRILVIDDEAPTLKMFSLLLGAYGHEVFTADSGERGLAEFRRRQPPLVLTDIRMPGMDGMEVLRLIKEQAPATEVIVITGHGDMELALRALNLDATDFINKPIRRESLDQALARAQERLSLREENGHPLTLSQARGAVVITLRGTLGTASEAALRKAFQEAAQPGSCVVLDFAASTSINGAAISVLADAIRSASGSGAPVIISGLSESFRHVFDAMGVLAHARTFDCLPEALEHAAASAC; from the coding sequence GTGCGTATACTGGTAATAGACGACGAAGCCCCCACCCTGAAAATGTTTTCGCTGCTGCTCGGAGCGTACGGGCACGAGGTGTTCACGGCAGATTCCGGTGAACGGGGACTGGCAGAGTTCCGCAGGCGGCAACCGCCGCTGGTGCTGACGGATATCCGCATGCCCGGCATGGACGGCATGGAAGTGCTGCGCCTCATCAAGGAACAGGCCCCCGCCACCGAAGTCATCGTCATCACGGGGCACGGCGACATGGAGCTTGCCCTGCGGGCACTGAATCTTGATGCCACGGACTTCATCAACAAACCCATCAGACGCGAATCACTGGATCAGGCTCTGGCAAGGGCGCAGGAGCGCCTGAGTCTGAGAGAGGAAAACGGACACCCGCTGACACTGTCACAGGCGCGGGGTGCTGTGGTCATTACGCTGCGCGGCACACTGGGCACGGCATCAGAAGCCGCTCTGCGTAAAGCTTTTCAGGAAGCGGCGCAGCCCGGCAGTTGCGTTGTGCTGGATTTCGCGGCCAGCACATCCATAAACGGCGCAGCCATCAGCGTACTGGCAGACGCCATCCGCTCCGCGTCGGGTTCCGGCGCGCCGGTCATCATCTCCGGCCTGTCCGAAAGCTTCCGCCATGTATTCGACGCCATGGGAGTGCTGGCACATGCCCGCACGTTTGACTGCCTGCCCGAAGCACTGGAACACGCGGCGGCTTCCGCCTGCTGA